Proteins encoded by one window of Bacteroidota bacterium:
- the mrdA gene encoding penicillin-binding protein 2 — protein sequence MQIIDDTYKQIADDRGIRKEQVDPDRGQIFDRNGKLIVYNEPSYKLMVVPSQVKNIDTTRFCEIVGVDKAFFIKKMKEARSYSRMRESVFLSQISADEFGRIEEYLYEFKGFYTAISPVRRYAYPAAAHLLGYVAEVDSNDIKKSGGYYRNADVIGKSGVEKSYENLLRGQKGYKNIVIDRFGREVGPLNDGSEDVAPIAGKNLTLTIDIELQAYAEQLLANKRGALVAIEPATGEILAIVSSPNYDPNLLVGSLRTKNFAKLVMDEERPLNNRALSGYYPPGSTFKPVMAAISMDIGSLASTDGFSCHGGYAMGGHTVDCHNHPYAGNVELGIGHSCNSYFCYTFKYFMEHNHATPTDGLRDFNEHLALWGIGTRTGIDLPNERNGNVPDPEDYDKIYGKGSWKASNCVTLGIGQDQLIVTPLQSSNSMAVIANSGFFYTPHVLKYADDIDSILQEFKVKHETGISDSIFPYIQRGMAGAVNYGTARIAHIDSIQVCGKTGTAENPHGKSHSWFSCYAPQENAKITVAIIVENGGWGASYAAPIASLVIEKYLNGKISEKRKVIEKRMFDADLIQKPKPETETPADSAKTKNLIQAAVLPTKK from the coding sequence TTGCAGATCATCGACGATACCTATAAACAAATTGCCGATGACAGAGGTATTCGCAAAGAACAGGTGGATCCCGACCGCGGACAAATTTTTGATCGCAACGGTAAACTCATAGTATATAATGAACCCAGTTATAAACTTATGGTGGTGCCCTCACAAGTGAAGAATATTGATACCACTCGTTTTTGTGAGATTGTTGGAGTAGATAAAGCATTTTTCATCAAAAAAATGAAGGAGGCAAGATCTTACTCCCGTATGCGGGAAAGTGTTTTTTTGTCGCAAATTTCTGCTGATGAATTTGGGAGGATAGAAGAATATTTATACGAATTCAAAGGATTTTATACCGCAATTAGTCCGGTGAGAAGATATGCTTATCCGGCAGCTGCGCATTTGTTGGGATATGTTGCTGAAGTGGATTCAAACGATATTAAAAAGTCGGGAGGATATTATCGAAACGCAGATGTGATCGGAAAAAGCGGGGTGGAAAAAAGTTATGAAAATCTTTTACGTGGACAAAAAGGATATAAAAATATTGTGATAGATCGTTTTGGGCGCGAAGTAGGACCGTTAAACGATGGAAGTGAAGATGTTGCTCCTATCGCCGGAAAAAATCTAACACTAACTATTGATATTGAACTCCAGGCATATGCAGAACAATTACTTGCAAATAAAAGAGGAGCATTGGTTGCCATTGAACCTGCAACAGGTGAAATTCTGGCAATTGTAAGTTCGCCGAATTACGATCCTAACCTTTTGGTGGGAAGTTTACGCACCAAAAATTTTGCAAAACTGGTGATGGATGAAGAACGCCCCCTCAACAACCGGGCTTTAAGCGGATATTATCCTCCGGGTTCCACCTTTAAACCTGTTATGGCTGCAATTTCCATGGATATTGGAAGTTTGGCTTCCACCGATGGTTTTAGTTGTCACGGAGGTTATGCAATGGGAGGGCATACCGTTGACTGCCATAATCATCCATATGCCGGAAATGTGGAGTTGGGAATTGGCCATTCTTGTAATTCATATTTCTGCTACACATTTAAATATTTTATGGAACACAATCATGCAACTCCCACCGATGGTTTGCGCGATTTTAATGAACACCTTGCTTTGTGGGGAATTGGAACCCGCACAGGAATAGATCTACCAAATGAAAGAAATGGAAATGTTCCCGATCCGGAAGATTATGATAAAATATATGGCAAAGGAAGTTGGAAAGCTTCCAATTGTGTAACACTTGGAATTGGTCAGGATCAACTTATTGTTACGCCTTTACAATCATCAAATTCTATGGCAGTAATTGCAAACAGCGGATTTTTTTATACGCCTCACGTATTAAAATATGCTGATGATATAGATTCCATTCTGCAGGAATTTAAAGTAAAACATGAAACTGGAATAAGCGATTCCATATTTCCATATATTCAAAGAGGAATGGCAGGTGCTGTAAATTATGGAACTGCAAGAATTGCACATATAGATTCCATACAAGTTTGTGGAAAAACAGGAACTGCCGAAAATCCGCATGGAAAAAGTCACAGTTGGTTCAGTTGTTATGCACCGCAGGAAAATGCGAAAATAACAGTTGCAATTATTGTGGAAAATGGGGGATGGGGAGCGAGTTATGCAGCACCAATTGCAAGTCTGGTTATTGAAAAATATTTGAATGGTAAGATCAGTGAAAAAAGGAAAGTTATAGAAAAGAGAATGTTCGATGCTGACCTCATTCAAAAACCAAAACCCGAAACGGAAACTCCGGCTGATTCTGCAAAAACTAAAAATTTAATTCAAGCTGCAGTTCTACCAACTAAGAAATGA
- a CDS encoding rod shape-determining protein MreD produces the protein MQTINWILRFLGLIFLILFQVLVLNKLNVSTYIHPYIYPMFIILLPFETPKWLLLPLAFFAGLSIDLFMVTGGMHAAACVFIAFIRPSLIKFYTPITGYENVTSPSLSELGVVWFSLFALTIIFIHHSIYFLLQVFWMNDIGYLLLKIILSTAISTLLIIIFAFLFSKRKVRK, from the coding sequence ATGCAGACAATTAACTGGATATTGCGTTTCCTCGGTTTGATTTTCCTTATCCTCTTTCAGGTATTGGTACTCAATAAGCTGAATGTGAGCACCTATATCCATCCCTATATTTATCCGATGTTCATTATTTTACTTCCATTTGAAACACCAAAATGGTTGTTGTTGCCACTCGCTTTTTTTGCAGGATTATCAATTGACCTTTTTATGGTAACCGGGGGCATGCATGCAGCAGCTTGTGTATTTATTGCATTCATAAGACCTTCACTTATAAAGTTTTATACACCTATCACAGGCTACGAAAACGTAACTTCCCCTTCCCTTTCAGAGCTTGGTGTGGTATGGTTTTCTCTCTTTGCACTTACCATAATTTTTATTCATCACAGCATATATTTTTTATTGCAGGTGTTTTGGATGAATGATATTGGATATCTTTTGTTAAAAATAATTTTAAGCACTGCAATTTCTACTTTACTCATTATCATTTTTGCTTTTCTTTTTTCCAAAAGAAAGGTCAGAAAATAA
- the mreC gene encoding rod shape-determining protein MreC, with protein sequence MRSFFLFIIRHYTVFLFLLLEFISLYFVFTYNNYHRTFFINSANGVTGNVLNTYGNFQDYFALREVNDSLLIENSRLRAQLAESNKIDTSSVYSVKDSFGIQLYSYIPAEVIGNTITEPNNFITLNKGSNHGIKETMGVITSSGIVGRVVKVSPNYSVVMSVLHSQFRSRVAVKKNNATGRMMWEGKSPTHISIVEVSEPGQLQKGDSIVTVAGSISAKLGSFPPNIMVGILEDFGKDQGSNYYRLDVKLSTNFNALKYVYVVNEIMREERETIENEVINADN encoded by the coding sequence ATGCGTAGCTTCTTTTTATTCATCATACGACACTATACAGTATTTTTATTTTTACTGCTGGAGTTCATTTCACTGTATTTTGTTTTCACCTACAATAATTATCATCGCACCTTCTTTATCAACTCTGCTAATGGTGTTACCGGAAATGTGCTGAATACTTACGGTAATTTTCAGGATTATTTTGCTTTGCGTGAGGTAAATGATAGTTTACTAATTGAGAATAGCAGATTAAGGGCGCAATTGGCCGAATCGAATAAAATAGATACTTCCTCCGTATATTCCGTAAAGGACTCCTTCGGTATACAATTATATTCTTATATACCGGCCGAGGTGATTGGCAACACGATTACTGAACCAAATAACTTCATCACACTGAATAAAGGCTCAAACCATGGAATTAAGGAGACCATGGGAGTAATAACTTCCAGCGGAATTGTTGGCAGGGTTGTAAAGGTTTCACCTAATTATAGCGTTGTTATGAGTGTTCTGCACAGTCAGTTCAGGAGCAGAGTTGCAGTTAAAAAAAATAATGCCACCGGACGTATGATGTGGGAAGGAAAATCGCCCACACATATAAGTATAGTAGAGGTTTCAGAACCCGGTCAGTTGCAAAAGGGAGATTCTATTGTAACAGTGGCAGGTTCCATTTCTGCTAAATTGGGTTCCTTTCCACCAAATATCATGGTGGGTATTTTGGAGGATTTTGGCAAGGATCAAGGTTCTAATTATTATCGACTGGATGTAAAACTCTCTACAAATTTTAACGCCTTAAAATATGTGTATGTGGTAAATGAAATAATGCGTGAAGAAAGAGAAACCATTGAAAATGAAGTAATAAATGCAGACAATTAA
- a CDS encoding rod shape-determining protein codes for MGIFNFLTQEIAIDLGTANTLIIAHDKVMVDEPSIVAIDRKTEKVIAVGKRAMQMHEKTHDNIKTIRPLRDGVIADFQAAEAMIRGMISMIFPKNRLFKPSLIMVICIPSGITEVEKRAVKDSAEQAGAREAWLIHEPMAAALGIGLDVQEPIGNMIIDIGGGTTEIAVVALSGIVCDQSIRVAGDEFTADIVDYMRRQHNLLIGERTAEAIKINVGSALPELDEAPEDYQVSGRDLMTGIPKQLVVTYSEISHSLDKSISKIEEAILKALETTPPELASDIQRNGIYLTGGGALLRGLDKRISLKTKLAVHVADDPLKAVVRGTGIALKNREQYAALLMN; via the coding sequence ATGGGTATATTCAACTTTCTCACGCAGGAAATTGCAATCGATCTCGGCACAGCTAACACACTCATTATCGCACATGACAAGGTAATGGTAGATGAGCCGTCGATAGTTGCAATAGACCGGAAAACAGAAAAAGTAATTGCGGTAGGCAAACGCGCAATGCAAATGCATGAGAAGACCCACGATAATATAAAGACGATACGTCCGCTGCGAGATGGCGTTATTGCTGACTTTCAGGCTGCCGAAGCCATGATAAGAGGCATGATAAGCATGATATTTCCAAAAAACAGATTGTTTAAACCGTCTCTTATTATGGTTATCTGTATTCCCTCCGGAATCACGGAAGTGGAGAAACGCGCAGTAAAAGACAGCGCCGAACAGGCAGGTGCCCGCGAAGCCTGGCTTATTCACGAACCAATGGCAGCAGCGCTTGGTATTGGTTTAGATGTGCAGGAACCTATCGGTAATATGATTATTGATATTGGGGGAGGAACTACTGAAATTGCCGTTGTTGCGCTTTCGGGTATTGTTTGCGACCAGTCCATTCGCGTTGCTGGAGATGAGTTTACCGCTGATATTGTAGACTATATGCGACGCCAGCACAACCTTTTGATTGGTGAACGTACGGCTGAGGCGATCAAAATAAATGTAGGGTCGGCACTTCCGGAGCTTGATGAAGCGCCTGAGGATTATCAGGTGAGTGGTCGCGACCTTATGACAGGTATACCCAAACAACTTGTGGTTACCTATTCTGAAATTTCACATTCCTTAGATAAATCCATTTCTAAAATAGAAGAAGCCATTTTAAAGGCACTGGAGACCACTCCTCCCGAATTGGCGAGTGATATTCAGCGCAATGGTATTTATTTGACCGGTGGCGGTGCATTATTAAGGGGTTTGGATAAACGTATCAGTTTAAAAACCAAACTCGCAGTGCATGTTGCCGACGATCCTTTAAAGGCAGTTGTGCGTGGAACCGGAATTGCATTGAAGAACCGCGAACAATATGCTGCTTTACTCATGAACTAA
- the purH gene encoding bifunctional phosphoribosylaminoimidazolecarboxamide formyltransferase/IMP cyclohydrolase, which produces MQFPVQIRSALISVYYKDKLDSIVKKLNELGVTIYSTGGTRTFIEEMGISVKAVEDLTEYPSILGGRVKTLHPKVFGGILARREEEEHLQQLAQYDIPTIDLVIVDLYPFEETLQKSDDESEIIEKIDIGGVSLIRAAAKNFKDVMIIASKDDYADCLEILSEQNGITQIGQRKHFAKKAFEITSDYDNAIYSYFNNEENFGVRFSPKVAMRYGENPHQQAAFYGKLTDVFDKLHGKEISYNNLVDIESCIYLMEEFEEVKKRGLSTFAIIKHTNACGLATAATLEEAWDMALEADPVSAFGGVLICNSKVDLNTAYKINQLFFEVLIAPDYEPEALVVLQTKKNRILLTQKLFSFPAQQYKSMLNGILVQDRNRKVTEELQYVTEIKPNTQQINDLLFAEKAVKHLKSNGIALVKNNQLIGCGTGQTSRVDSLNQAITKAKSFGFDITGAVMASEAFFPFPDCVQIAHEVGISAVIQPGGSIRDQDSIDYCNANGLAMVLNGLRHFKH; this is translated from the coding sequence ATGCAATTTCCCGTTCAGATCAGATCCGCTTTAATTTCCGTTTATTATAAAGACAAGTTAGACTCCATCGTTAAAAAACTTAACGAACTTGGTGTAACTATTTATTCCACAGGCGGAACCAGAACCTTTATCGAGGAAATGGGCATTTCAGTAAAAGCGGTTGAAGACCTAACAGAGTATCCGAGCATATTGGGAGGACGAGTAAAAACCTTACACCCAAAGGTTTTCGGAGGGATTTTAGCTCGTCGCGAGGAGGAAGAACATCTTCAGCAACTTGCACAATATGATATCCCGACCATTGACCTGGTAATTGTTGATCTCTATCCTTTTGAGGAAACCCTGCAAAAAAGTGATGATGAATCGGAGATCATTGAAAAAATTGATATAGGTGGAGTTTCTCTTATACGAGCCGCTGCAAAAAATTTTAAAGATGTTATGATCATAGCATCAAAGGATGATTATGCAGATTGTCTTGAAATTTTATCTGAACAAAATGGAATAACTCAAATTGGTCAGCGCAAACACTTTGCAAAAAAAGCTTTTGAAATTACTTCCGATTATGACAATGCCATTTATAGTTATTTTAATAATGAAGAAAATTTCGGAGTTCGGTTTTCACCCAAGGTTGCTATGCGTTACGGAGAAAATCCACATCAGCAAGCTGCCTTTTATGGTAAGTTGACGGATGTATTTGACAAGTTACACGGAAAAGAAATTTCTTATAACAATTTGGTAGATATCGAAAGCTGTATCTATTTAATGGAGGAATTTGAAGAGGTTAAAAAACGTGGTTTAAGCACTTTTGCCATCATAAAACATACCAATGCCTGCGGACTGGCTACTGCCGCCACTTTGGAGGAGGCCTGGGACATGGCTTTAGAAGCAGATCCCGTTTCTGCCTTTGGAGGTGTTTTGATCTGCAATTCAAAAGTTGATCTCAATACTGCTTATAAGATCAATCAATTATTTTTTGAAGTACTAATTGCTCCCGATTATGAACCCGAAGCATTAGTTGTTTTACAAACCAAAAAGAATCGAATACTCTTAACTCAAAAATTATTTTCCTTCCCTGCTCAACAATATAAAAGCATGTTGAATGGCATTTTGGTGCAAGACAGAAACAGAAAGGTAACCGAAGAGCTACAATATGTAACGGAAATAAAACCCAATACGCAACAAATTAACGATCTTCTGTTTGCAGAAAAGGCAGTTAAACATTTAAAATCAAATGGTATTGCCTTGGTTAAAAACAATCAATTAATTGGTTGCGGAACCGGTCAAACTTCCCGGGTTGATTCACTGAATCAGGCGATCACAAAAGCTAAGAGTTTTGGCTTCGATATTACCGGTGCAGTTATGGCGAGCGAGGCCTTTTTTCCCTTCCCCGACTGCGTTCAAATTGCCCATGAGGTGGGCATTTCAGCCGTTATTCAACCGGGAGGCAGCATTCGCGACCAGGATTCCATCGATTACTGCAATGCCAATGGATTAGCTATGGTTTTGAATGGATTGAGACATTTTAAACATTGA
- a CDS encoding phosphoribosylglycinamide formyltransferase: protein MNSDSEQKQTTIKKIAIFASGAGTNAENCIRYFEGNANIKVQLIVSNKKEAGVISIAEKNNIPHKIYEKKDWEDVEKIIQDLIYFEIDLILLAGYLALIPKQLIHAFPHKIINIHPALLPKYGGKGMYGKNIHKTVLEKLEKETGITIHEVDEVYDNGKIIFQKSLGILPEDTIITIEQKVRKLEYYFLPRVVEKLLLSKK, encoded by the coding sequence ATGAATTCGGACTCTGAACAGAAGCAAACTACAATTAAAAAGATCGCAATTTTTGCTTCCGGAGCAGGTACGAATGCGGAAAATTGTATTCGATATTTCGAAGGAAATGCCAATATCAAAGTACAATTAATAGTATCCAACAAAAAAGAAGCAGGTGTAATTTCCATTGCAGAAAAAAATAATATCCCCCATAAAATTTATGAAAAAAAAGATTGGGAGGATGTTGAAAAAATAATTCAGGATCTAATTTACTTTGAGATCGACCTGATCCTACTTGCAGGTTATTTAGCGCTGATACCGAAGCAATTAATTCATGCTTTCCCTCATAAAATTATCAATATTCACCCCGCTCTTTTGCCGAAATACGGAGGCAAGGGAATGTATGGTAAGAACATCCATAAAACCGTTTTAGAAAAGCTTGAAAAAGAGACCGGAATAACTATCCACGAAGTAGACGAAGTATATGATAACGGTAAAATTATTTTTCAAAAATCACTGGGAATTTTACCCGAGGATACAATTATCACTATTGAACAAAAAGTGCGAAAACTCGAATATTATTTCCTTCCAAGAGTGGTGGAAAAATTGTTGTTAAGTAAAAAGTAA
- a CDS encoding N-acetyltransferase, producing the protein MSKKSYFIHETAVVDNGARIGNGTKVWHFSHLMPNCIIGENCSLGQNVYVASHVSLGNNVKVQNNVSIYEGVVCEDDVFLGPSMVFTNVINPRSAVIRKNEFKKTLVKKGATIGANATILCGIEIGEFAFIGAGAVVTKNIIAYALVTGNPAKQTGWMSEAGHKLVFNSTGIAICLESNQQYKLENGAVTKL; encoded by the coding sequence ATGTCAAAAAAGAGCTACTTCATACATGAAACGGCAGTGGTGGATAACGGCGCCCGAATTGGGAATGGAACCAAGGTTTGGCATTTTTCGCATTTGATGCCGAATTGCATCATTGGTGAAAATTGTTCGTTGGGACAAAATGTTTATGTAGCCTCTCACGTTTCACTCGGAAATAATGTGAAGGTGCAGAATAATGTATCTATATATGAAGGTGTTGTTTGTGAGGATGATGTTTTTCTTGGGCCTTCTATGGTTTTTACTAATGTAATTAATCCGCGCAGTGCTGTTATCAGAAAAAATGAGTTTAAAAAAACACTGGTAAAAAAAGGTGCAACAATTGGCGCAAACGCTACAATTTTATGTGGAATAGAAATAGGGGAGTTTGCATTTATCGGAGCGGGTGCTGTGGTCACTAAAAATATTATTGCCTATGCACTTGTTACAGGTAATCCTGCAAAACAAACAGGATGGATGAGCGAGGCAGGACATAAACTGGTTTTTAATTCTACAGGAATAGCAATATGCCTTGAATCAAATCAACAATATAAATTGGAAAACGGAGCAGTGACAAAACTTTAA
- a CDS encoding Gfo/Idh/MocA family oxidoreductase, which translates to MGKVKFAVVGCGHIGKRHIEMIMRNPETELVAVCDILSKEQLNITHLNIPFYPSISALLESDYNFDVLNVCTPNGLHAEQAILALKNNKHVVIEKPMALNKRDCINVIDIAHQKQKKIFCVMQNRFSPPSVWIKNIVRNKLLGKIFIVQVNCFWNRDERYYYTDTWHGKADLDGGTLFTQFSHFIDTMVWLFGDIKNIQAKFADFNHHQLTAFEDSGLIQFDFCNGGMGTINYSSSVYDSNYESSIRIIGELGTVEIGGQYMNEVKFCNIKDYVKPELEKTGEANNYGAYTGSASNHHHIIQNIVDVLNNNGKIATTAEEGMLVVDIIERIYQLRPAELLDKK; encoded by the coding sequence ATGGGTAAAGTAAAATTTGCAGTTGTAGGTTGCGGACATATTGGTAAAAGGCATATTGAAATGATAATGCGCAATCCGGAAACTGAACTTGTTGCGGTTTGTGATATTCTGTCAAAGGAACAATTAAATATCACGCATTTAAATATTCCTTTTTATCCATCCATATCTGCATTATTAGAAAGTGATTATAATTTCGATGTATTAAATGTTTGCACTCCAAATGGTTTGCATGCAGAACAGGCGATTTTGGCTTTAAAAAACAACAAACATGTTGTGATAGAAAAGCCAATGGCATTAAATAAAAGGGATTGTATTAATGTAATCGATATTGCTCATCAAAAACAGAAAAAGATTTTTTGTGTAATGCAAAACAGGTTTTCACCCCCATCTGTTTGGATAAAAAATATTGTCAGAAATAAATTATTGGGTAAAATTTTTATTGTGCAGGTTAATTGTTTTTGGAATCGCGATGAACGATATTATTACACCGATACCTGGCATGGAAAGGCTGATCTGGATGGTGGAACTTTATTTACTCAATTTTCGCACTTTATAGATACTATGGTCTGGTTATTTGGAGATATAAAAAATATTCAGGCAAAGTTTGCGGATTTTAATCATCATCAATTAACTGCATTCGAGGATTCCGGATTGATACAATTTGATTTTTGTAATGGTGGAATGGGGACGATAAATTATTCATCCAGCGTTTATGATTCCAATTATGAAAGTAGTATTCGAATTATCGGCGAGCTGGGAACCGTGGAAATTGGCGGGCAATACATGAATGAAGTAAAGTTTTGTAATATTAAAGATTATGTTAAACCCGAATTGGAAAAAACCGGGGAAGCAAATAATTATGGTGCTTATACAGGTTCTGCATCCAACCACCATCATATTATCCAGAATATTGTTGATGTGCTAAATAACAACGGCAAAATAGCAACTACGGCGGAAGAAGGTATGCTAGTGGTTGATATTATTGAACGAATTTATCAGTTGCGTCCCGCAGAGCTTTTGGACAAAAAATAA
- a CDS encoding UpxY family transcription antiterminator: MAISSLPFADIKYDPEPQWYILYIRSRSEKKVMERMQKRNFIVYLPLIKTVRQWSDRKKHVLVPLFNGYLFIKVDPTQFASVRMIDGVVNFVQQEKKHAMIGEEKILSIKKFIETGLPMEASSENFAQGERVKINFGPLKDCEGELINIKNVKQFIVRLEMINQVLIVNVPAAYLEKIN; encoded by the coding sequence ATGGCCATATCTTCCCTTCCATTTGCAGACATCAAGTACGATCCGGAGCCACAGTGGTATATTTTATATATCAGATCAAGGTCTGAAAAAAAAGTGATGGAGCGCATGCAAAAACGCAATTTCATAGTTTATTTGCCGCTTATTAAAACAGTTCGTCAGTGGAGCGATCGTAAAAAACACGTGCTGGTTCCATTGTTTAATGGGTATTTGTTTATTAAGGTGGATCCGACACAATTTGCTTCCGTTCGAATGATAGATGGTGTTGTAAATTTTGTGCAACAAGAAAAAAAACACGCAATGATCGGTGAGGAAAAAATACTTTCCATAAAAAAATTTATTGAAACCGGATTGCCTATGGAAGCTTCGTCGGAAAATTTTGCTCAAGGCGAAAGAGTGAAAATAAATTTCGGACCTTTAAAAGACTGCGAGGGAGAATTAATAAATATCAAAAACGTAAAACAGTTTATTGTGCGTTTGGAAATGATCAATCAGGTATTAATTGTAAATGTGCCTGCTGCTTATCTGGAGAAAATAAACTAA
- a CDS encoding LEA type 2 family protein, translating into MKFQSILILFLLATILTSCTVSESLQLKGYDNFKVSNIMSDPKINADITLHNPNKIGATIREMEIALSVDNKEIGIIGFSDKVRIKKKSDFVLPIEFNTSLNQLGGVLSFGLTSFISDKEIPVGLKGSITVQKFIFFRKTFEFNYVDELDVKKIKG; encoded by the coding sequence ATGAAATTTCAAAGCATTCTGATTCTATTCCTTTTGGCAACTATCTTGACTTCCTGCACAGTTTCTGAATCACTGCAACTTAAAGGTTACGATAATTTTAAGGTATCCAATATTATGTCGGATCCGAAAATAAATGCCGACATTACGCTACATAATCCGAATAAGATCGGGGCAACAATCAGAGAAATGGAAATAGCATTATCCGTTGACAATAAGGAAATCGGCATTATTGGATTTTCTGACAAAGTGAGGATAAAAAAGAAATCGGATTTTGTTTTGCCTATTGAATTCAACACTTCGTTAAACCAACTCGGTGGTGTTTTATCATTTGGTTTAACATCTTTTATTTCAGATAAAGAAATTCCGGTGGGATTGAAAGGAAGTATTACAGTGCAAAAATTTATTTTCTTCAGAAAAACATTTGAATTTAACTATGTTGATGAATTGGATGTCAAAAAAATAAAAGGTTAG